One stretch of Pomacea canaliculata isolate SZHN2017 linkage group LG1, ASM307304v1, whole genome shotgun sequence DNA includes these proteins:
- the LOC112563805 gene encoding LOW QUALITY PROTEIN: FAD-dependent oxidoreductase domain-containing protein 2-like (The sequence of the model RefSeq protein was modified relative to this genomic sequence to represent the inferred CDS: inserted 1 base in 1 codon), whose translation MTPRVSSLNALTSHTVALTVITSWAFLLLLLTPPSFALTSEPHRYHDYCIVGAGPAGLQLGFFLKRAGRDYIVFERSTIPGQFFVDYPRHRKLISINKRHTGRTNKEFNLRHDWNSLLSDDESLLFRHYSKEXVPHADQLLRYLRDYQQRLGIKVQFSTEISNIHSLPDDTMPDGVLYYMNDQLNNSYSCKVLIIATGMGKPNIPAMKGIEYADGYESMSLNPEDYEGKSVLILGHGNSAFEVADRIYGVTNLIHMIARSRIRLSWATHYVGDLRGVNNALLDTYQLKSLDGLLETSVERFELKKRDGKIFFTFSYQDRSEFQKLLDNFPLREQYDKVIRCLGFTFDFSLFQNKSLARRSGRLKKFPAINYNYESSSHPGVFFAGTATHSLDFRKSAGGFIHGFRYTTRTLHRLLEWRYEKVLWPHQPIPMAHLMNQLLKRMNEASGLYQMFQILGDVIVLSKDGESAYWFEEFPINMLPEFTSRTGFSAKRMLVLVMEYGSEFSGEDKDNFRYDRAVSHPSKAHNSNFLHPVLYYYEKVPTELQMKTEGEEETFPRPAAIHHIVEDFLTSWDRPFSHIMPLRHFLDHITKTDLRDRFSQACFFEAMTHDNVGLLCKQRYLMGQGLSATPEMMIKTNLEGLWPK comes from the exons ATGACACCCAGAGTTTCCTCACTAAATGCCTTGACCTCACATACTGTGGCCTTGACAGTAATCACCTCATGGGCTTTCTTATTACTACTGTTGACCCCACCAAGCTTTGCCTTGACCTCGGAACCTCACCGGTATCATGACTACTGCATTGTTGGAGCTGGTCCTGCTGGCTTACAGCTtggctttttcttaaaaagagcAGGCAGAGATTATATAGTCTTTGAAAGGTCAACTATTCCAG GAcagttttttgttgattatcCGCGGCATCGGAAGCTGATCAGCATCAACAAACGCCACACTGGAAGGACAAACAAAGAATTCAACCTTCGGCATGACTGGAACTCATTATTATCTGATGATGAATCACTTTTGTTCAG gCACTACTCCAAAG ATGTTCCACATGCAGATCAGCTGTTGCGCTACCTTCGTGACTATCAGCAACGCCTTGGCATTAAAGTGCAATTCAGCACTGAAATCAGCAATATTCACAGCCTTCCTGATGATACAATGCCTGATGGTGTGTTATACTACATGAATGATCAACTTAATAACTCCTATTCATGCAA AGTCTTGATAATTGCAACTGGTATGGGAAAACCCAATATTCCTGCAATGAAAGGCATTGAATATGCTGATGGATATGAAAGCATGTCACTAAATCCAGAAGACTACGAGGGGAAAAGTGTCCTGATATTGG GTCACGGCAACTCAGCCTTTGAAGTAGCAGATAGAATTTATGGTGTGACAAATTTAATCCACATGATAGCCCGCTCTCGAATCAGACTATCATGGGCAACACATTATGTTGGAGATTTAAG GGGAGTCAATAACGCCCTGCTTGACACATATCAGCTTAAGTCTCTGGATGGGCTACTTGAAACTTCTGTAGAGAGATTCGAACTGAAGAAAAGGGATGGCAaaatcttttttacattttcatatcaAGACAGAAGTGAATTTCAGAAACTCTTAGACAACTTCCCATTGCGTGAGCAGTATGATAAAGTTATCCGTTGCCTAGGTTTCACATTTGACTTCAGTCTATTTCA AAATAAATCACTAGCACGCCGTAGTGGGCGCTTGAAGAAGTTCCCCGCCATCAATTACAACTATGAGTCAAGCTCTCACCCAGGGGTGTTTTTTGCGGGTACAGCTACACATTCCCTTGACTTCAGAAAATCAGCAGGGGGCTTCATTCATGGATTTAGATATACAA CTCGAACACTACATCGACTTTTAGAATGGAGATATGAGAAAGTTTTGTGGCCTCATCAACCCATTCCTATGGCACATCTCATGAACCAGCTGCTTAAACGCATGAACGAGGCTTCAGGTCTTTACCAAATGTTCCAGATTCTTGGGGATGTGATTGTTTTATCCAA GGATGGTGAAAGTGCATACTGGTTTGAAGAATTCCCAATCAACATGCTCCCTGAGTTCACCAGCAGAACAGGGTTCTCAGCCAAGCGGATGCTAGTGCTGGTCATGGAGTATGGCTCTGAGTTTTCTGGTGAAGACAAGGACAACTTTCGCTATGATCGTGCAGTATCGCATCCTAGTAAAGCTCACAACTCCAACTTTCTTCATCCTGTATTGTACTACTATGAAAAGGTGCCTACAG AGCtgcaaatgaaaacagaaggagaggaagagacTTTTCCTCGTCCAGCAGCCATACATCACATCGTTGAGGATTTTCTGACATCGTGGGACAGACCATTTTCACACATCATGCCCTTGCGTCACTTCCTGGATCATATTACGAAGACAGACCTGCGAGACCGCTTCTCTCAGGCATGTTTCTTTGAGGCCATGACCCATGATAATGTGGGTCTGCTCTGCAAGCAAAGGTATTTGATGGGCCAGGGTCTGTCAGCTACTCCTGAGATGATGATCAAAACCAACCTTGAGGGGCTTTGGCCGAAGTAA